The sequence below is a genomic window from Actinokineospora baliensis.
GCTGCGCGCGGGCGGGACCGTCCACTTGGTCGTCGACGCGCCGCGGGCCCCCAAGACCTGGGCCGACGGGCTGACCGGGGTGACCGTCGCCGAGCACGTGGGCACCCAGACCGTGCTGGAGTTGGGCCCCGGTGCCGATGACCAGGCCGTGCTGCGGGCCGCGCTGGCGACCGGGCCGGTCACCGAGTTCTCCAGGCGCAGGCAGTCGCTGACCGAGCTGTTCCGCAACGTCGTGTCCGAGGAGGTGGCGGCGTGAGCGCGCTGCCCGATGTCCGCGTCGGCAACTGGGAGGCCGTTGGCCTCGTCGCGGGCCGTGAGATCAACACCCGGTTGCGCTCGAAGGCCTTCATCATCACCACCGCGACCACGCTGGTGCTGCTGATCGGCTTCTCGCTGGTGATGAAGTTCCTGGCGGGCGGCTCGGACGCGACCGTGGGCGTGTCCGGCGGTTCGGTGGCCCTGGAGGCCCCGCTCAAGGCGACCGCGAGCTCGATCGGCCAGACCATCGACACCCGCCAGGTCGACGAGGCGGCGGGCCGGGCGCAGGTGGATTCCGGCGAACTGGACGCGCTGCTGGTCGGCGACGGCACCAAGATCGTCGTGGTGGTGAAGAAGGAGATCGACGAGAAGCTGCGCACCGCGCTCGACGTGCTGGCCGGTCAGCTCGCGCTCAACCAGGAGATCCGCGACCTCGGTGGCGATCCCGCCGCGGTCAGCGAGCAGGTCGCCGGGGCGAAGGCCGAGGTCAAGCCGATGGAGCCGCCGTTCGACTACAACGGCCAGCAGCTGGTGATCGGCATGATCGCCGGGATCCTGATCTACATGTCGCTGCTGATCAACGGGCAGTCGGTGGCGCAGGGCGTGGTCGAGGAGAAGTCGAGCCGGGTGGTGGAGCTGCTGCTGGCCACGATCCGGCCCTGGCAGCTGATGCTGGGCAAGGTGGTCGGCATCGGCACGGTCGGCCTGGTGCAGATGGCGGTGATCGGTGGCGGCGGGATAGCCGCGGGCTTGGCGACCGGGGTGTTGACCATCTCGGTGTCGACGGCGATCGGGACGGCCGTCTGGCTGGTCGTGTGGTTCTTGCTCGGGTTCTTCGCCTACTCGCTGGTCTTCGCCGCGCTCGGTGCGCTCGTCTCGCGGCAGGAGGACATCGGTGGGGTGATCACGCCGCCGCTGATGTTCGTGATCCTGGGGTACGTGCTCGGCATCTCCATCCTGCCGTCGGACCCGGGGAACCGGTTGGTCGAGATCTTGTCGATGGTCCCGCTGTTCGCGCCCACGCTGATGCCGATGCGCTTGGCGATGGGTGGCGTTCCGTTCTGGGAGGCGGGACTCGCCGTGGTGCTCGTGCTGGCTCTCATCCCCGGTTTGGTGTGGTTGTCGGGGCGGATCTACCGCAACGCGGTTACCCGTAGTGGCGCCAAGGTGAAGCTGCGCGACGCCCTTCGTGCTTCCTGACCCCCGACAAGGTGGGGTCCTCAGGCTGAGGACCCCACCTTGTGACGTCGCGTCACCCGACTGAGGGTACGATCTCACGGCATGCACCGATACTTGGTGATGGAGTGAC
It includes:
- a CDS encoding ABC transporter permease is translated as MSALPDVRVGNWEAVGLVAGREINTRLRSKAFIITTATTLVLLIGFSLVMKFLAGGSDATVGVSGGSVALEAPLKATASSIGQTIDTRQVDEAAGRAQVDSGELDALLVGDGTKIVVVVKKEIDEKLRTALDVLAGQLALNQEIRDLGGDPAAVSEQVAGAKAEVKPMEPPFDYNGQQLVIGMIAGILIYMSLLINGQSVAQGVVEEKSSRVVELLLATIRPWQLMLGKVVGIGTVGLVQMAVIGGGGIAAGLATGVLTISVSTAIGTAVWLVVWFLLGFFAYSLVFAALGALVSRQEDIGGVITPPLMFVILGYVLGISILPSDPGNRLVEILSMVPLFAPTLMPMRLAMGGVPFWEAGLAVVLVLALIPGLVWLSGRIYRNAVTRSGAKVKLRDALRAS